One genomic region from Procambarus clarkii isolate CNS0578487 chromosome 85, FALCON_Pclarkii_2.0, whole genome shotgun sequence encodes:
- the LOC138358636 gene encoding uncharacterized protein — MPYQPTSNCLAERTNKKLTVNNALRVTVNRDSHKWNELMPIVQSSINSSVNSSIGNTPHSWLYRTDMRFPNALISSPPVSLYNYDDYGKVKQRDTQLVFLRVKEHLSKATNDFTRLQNAHAKPTKIVPGSSVMILNQRRDGPKYKLTEKFLGSYRVLEHITGNKYKLENLATGEHVNEDLSHMKLARLTVDQDSPVPVNDHVMTDPTTVTPTLVEDINNGTASPGTHTYNFRSRPVILTVHQQQSDDTCLCDVVFQSIQDNGCVISAPHFLTVSM; from the coding sequence ATGCCTTATCAACCAACTAGCAATTGTCTTGCTGAAAGAACAAATAAGAAATTAACAGTCAATAATGCactcagagtaacagtcaatcgggACAGTCACAAATGGAATGAACTTATGCCAATCGTCCAAAGCTCGATAAACTCCTCTGTCAACTCCTCAATAGGAAATACACCTCACTCTTGGCTTTATCGGACAGACATGAGATTCCCTAATGCTCTCATATCCTCACCGCCTGTGTCACTTTACAACTATGATGATTATGGCAAAGTCAAACAAAGAGACACTCAATTGGTATTCCTGAGAGTCAAGGAACACCTATCTAAAGCTACTAACGATTTCACTAGGTTACAAAACGCTCATGCTAAACCTACAAAAATAGTACCTGGATCTTCAGTAATGATCCTCAACCAGCGAAGAGATGGTCCCAAGTACAAGCTGACTGAGAAGTTTCTTGGATCTTACAGAGTTCTTGAGCATATCACAGGTAACAAGTACAAGCTGGAAAACCTTGCTACGGGTGAACATGTAAATGAAGATCTCAGTCACATGAAATTAGCCCGACTGACTGTTGACCAAGACAGCCCAGTACCTGTCAATGACCACGTAATGACTGACCCTACCACCGTGACACCCACTCTGGTCGAAGACATTAACAATGGTACCGCATCACCTGGTACTCATACTTACAACTTTCGGTCCAGACCAGTTATTTTGACTGTACACCAACAACAGTCGGATGATACATGCTTGTGTGATGTGGTGTTCCAGTCTATACAGGACAATGGATGCGTTATATCAGCTCCCCACTTCCTGACTGTCAGTATGTAG